TGTGGGATCTGGCGGCGGGCAGGCAGCTCGGTGAATCCCTGGTCGGCCACGTGGGGACCGTCTGGTCGGTGGCGGTCGGGCAGATGGACGGGAGGGCGGTCGCCGTCTCCGGTGACAGCGCCGTGCGGGTGTGGGATCTGGCGAGGGGCAGGCAGCTCGGCGCGCCTCTGGCCGGTCATGCCGGGTCTGTCCGTTCGGTGGCGGTCGGGCAGGCGGAGGGCAGGGCGGTCGTCGTCTCCGGTGGCGGCGACGGCACGGTGCGGGTGTGGGATCTGGCGGCGGGCAGGCAGCTCGGCGCGCCTCTGGCCGGTCATGCCGGGTCTGTCCGTTCGGTGGCGTTGGGGCAGGTGGGCGGGAGGGCGGTCGCCGTCTCCGGCGACGACGACGGCACGGTGCGGGCGTGGAGCATCACCATGTCGGGCCGTTCTCCAGGCCCCCGATTATTTTCCGGTTGAGATCGGACGGAAGGGTCGATACGGTTGCCTTCCCTTCGAGCAAGAGGAGGTGAGGAGTAGATGTTCGCCACCATGATCACGCGCTCCCGCCTCGGGCGACAGGCCGCCTGAGAGCCGGGGAGCGCACGCTCTCTCGGAGTCTCACTTGACTGCTCTGCTGTTCCGTCCGCTCGAAGTGGGCGAGTTCGACCTGTTCCACAGCTATGGCCCGCTGCCCGCCTCCGGTGTCGGCGCGCGCAACCTCCCCTTCGAAGAGCTCGGCTACCGGCCGGAGTGGCTCTGGGTCGCGCTGCGCGGTGACGAGGTGGTCGCCCGTGCCGCGTTCTGGGGCCCGCCGGGCTCCGAGCACCCCTTCACCCTCGACTGGTTCGACCCGGGCACCGGACCCGACCGGATCGAGGTGGGCGCCGCGCTGCTGCGGGCCGCCTACGCCGCGCTGGTCACCCCTGAATACTCGACGCCCGCCGGTGCGCGGCCTGACTTCCACCTGTTCCTGCCGGCCGACTGGAACGAGCGGCCGGACGCCGTGGCCGACGTCGCCGACCGGGTCGAGGCGGCCGGGAAGGCCGGGCTGCGCAGGTTCATCGAACGGCTCAACCTGCGCTGGACCCCCGAGTACGGCCTGCCGCCCAGGTCCACCCGGCTCACCTTCACGCCCGCCACCGACGACGCGCTCGTCCTCGACCTGCTGGCCAGGACCTTCCCCGACAGTCTCGACGCCTACAGCGTGACCGACGCCGAGAAGCACGGCGCCCGGAGGGCCGCTGAGATCATCCTGGGCGAGGTCGCGGACTTCCCCGGCGGCCGCGACCGCTGGCGGCTGGCCCACGACGCCTCCGGTGACCTGGTCGGCATCGTGATGCCCACCCGCAACTCCCGCTTCGCGACGATCGGCTACATCGGGGTGGACGCCGCCCATCGGGGCCACGGCTACGCCGCCGACATGGCCGCCGAGGCGCTGCACATCTTCACCGCCGAGGGCGAGCCCGAAGTCAGGGACAACACCGACGTGGGCAACGCGCCCATGGCGGCCGCGTTCGCCCGGATCGGCTACCGGATCACCGGCCGTCGGCTGATCATGGTCTGACCCGTCGGGGCCTCTGCCCGCGGAGGCCCCGACGCGGGGCCTGCTTTTCGGTTCCTTCGCCGGCGGACGCCGTCTCCGGATGCGGGGCCGTCCTGGGGTTCTCCCCGCCGAATGTGCAGAACCTGCACAATTCATCACAGGATGTCTGCACAGGCCCGGTCTACGCTGCCGGGCATGACATCCCCTCAGCAACGACATGTCCTCGTGGTGGAGGACGACGAGACGATCGCGCGGGCCGTACGGCACCGGCTGGCCGCCGAGGGCTTCGACGTCCATGTCGTCGGGGACGGAGAGGGAGCGCTCGCGGCCTACGCGAGGTCGGCACCCGACGTGGTGGTCCTCGACCGGCTGCTGCCGGGCCTCGACGGGCTGGAGGTGTGCCGGCGGATGCAGGCCGCCCGCCCGGTGCCGGTGCTCATGCTCACCGCGCTGGGGGAGGAGACCGACCTGCTCGTGGGGCTCGGGGTCGGTGCCGACGACTACATGACCAAGCCGTTCAGCATGCGCGAGCTGGTCGCCCGGGTGCACGCGCTGCTGCGACGGGTGGAACGGGCCTCCCAGCTCGCCGTGGTGGACACGGTCGTCCGCGCCGGAGACGTCGAGATCGACACCGCCGAGCGCCGGGTCTACGTGCGGGGCGCCGAGGCCCAGCTCACCCGGACGGAGTTCGACCTGCTCTGCCGCCTCGCCGAACGGCCGGGCCAGGTGTTCGAGCGGGAGCGGCTGCTGGCCGACATCTGGGGGTTCTCCGAGGCCGCCGCCACCCGGACGGTCGACAGCCACGTGCGCGCCCTGCGCCGCAAGCTCGGCCCCGGCGTCGTCCGGACCGTCCACGGAGTCGGCTACGCCCTCGTCCGCCGGTGAGCCGATCGCCCTTTCCGACACTCGAACACATGGATGCGTCAACCATTGAGACCCCTCGACTTCCTGGGCCGGATCAAGGTCAAACTCGGCATGGTGATCCTGCTGGCCGTGGCGGCGGCGTTCGTCGTCAACGAGGTCGGCATCAACGCCGGTTACTCGCGCGACGTGCGGGTCGCGGTGGCCGCCGTACTGGCCCTGATCATGGTGCAGCTCCTCGCCCGGGGGATGACCAAGCCGCTGCGTGAGATGGCCGCCGCCGCGCAGACCATCGCCGAGGGGCGCTATGGCCTGCGGGTCACCGCGACCTCCCGTGACGAGGTCGGCGAGCTCGCCCGGGCCTTCAACGCGATGGCGGCCGACCTCGGCGAGGTGGACCGGCAGCGACGTGAGCTGGTGGCCAACGTCAGCCACGAGCTCCGCACGCCGATCACCGCGCTCCGGGCGGTGCTGGAGAACATGGTGGACGGCGTCTCGGCGCCCGACCAGGCGACGCTGGAGACGGCGCTGGCCCAGACGGAGCGGCTCGGCCGGCTGGTCGCCCAGCTGCTGGACCTGTCCCGGCTGGAGTCGGGGGCCCGGCGGATCGAGTCGGAGGACGTCGAGCTCGGCCCGCTGTGCGACCAGGCACTGCGGGAGGCCGTACTGGCCGGGGACGGAGTCACGGCCCGTTGCGAGGTGCCCGGGGAGCTGAGCGTCCGCGCCGACCCCGACCTGCTGGCACAGGTGCTGGCGAACCTGCTGGACAACGCGGTACGGCACAGCCCCGACGGCGGGGTCGTGGTGCTGGCGGCGGTCGCCGAGGGGGAGGGGGTACGGCTGCGCGTCACCGACGAGGGGCCGGGCATCCCGGCGGAGGACCGGGCACGGGCGTTCGAACGCTTCTCCCGCCTTGACGCGGGCCGGGCCGCCGATGACGGGGGCGCCGGTCTCGGTCTGGCCATCGCCAAGGAGATCGTCGAGTTGCACGGCGGCTCCATCCACGTCGAAGAAGGCGCCGGCTGCCGCGTCGCCGTCGATCTCCC
Above is a genomic segment from Streptosporangium album containing:
- a CDS encoding GNAT family N-acetyltransferase, with protein sequence MTALLFRPLEVGEFDLFHSYGPLPASGVGARNLPFEELGYRPEWLWVALRGDEVVARAAFWGPPGSEHPFTLDWFDPGTGPDRIEVGAALLRAAYAALVTPEYSTPAGARPDFHLFLPADWNERPDAVADVADRVEAAGKAGLRRFIERLNLRWTPEYGLPPRSTRLTFTPATDDALVLDLLARTFPDSLDAYSVTDAEKHGARRAAEIILGEVADFPGGRDRWRLAHDASGDLVGIVMPTRNSRFATIGYIGVDAAHRGHGYAADMAAEALHIFTAEGEPEVRDNTDVGNAPMAAAFARIGYRITGRRLIMV
- a CDS encoding response regulator transcription factor encodes the protein MTSPQQRHVLVVEDDETIARAVRHRLAAEGFDVHVVGDGEGALAAYARSAPDVVVLDRLLPGLDGLEVCRRMQAARPVPVLMLTALGEETDLLVGLGVGADDYMTKPFSMRELVARVHALLRRVERASQLAVVDTVVRAGDVEIDTAERRVYVRGAEAQLTRTEFDLLCRLAERPGQVFERERLLADIWGFSEAAATRTVDSHVRALRRKLGPGVVRTVHGVGYALVRR